In Plasmodium chabaudi chabaudi strain AS genome assembly, chromosome: 9, the sequence atatagCTGTTTATAagcaattttttaaagcaaACATAACAAACATATACtgatttttcatttactttaaaaatatattttaataaaattttaaattatggTAAGAATTAATACATTTGTGATAATAAATCGTGTTTTCTTAAAGATTTAACAAATGATTCAGCAATTTCAGATTTAGGAgatttataataacaaGTAGCatttgcattatttttatttatattcatactGAAATAAATGCTAATATTATGGGTTAAACGATTATTCTCACTATcccatattattttaataaaatggcCGTTCATCGCCATATCTGAATTTGGTACAAGcgctttaaaaattttctttGCACTCTTTTTGACCTTTACATCCTTTGGTTCgctttcatattttattaagcCGTGTGTAAACTCGTACTCAAATCTATCATATATCGAAGCCTTTAGATTATTAGCAAAATCCTTTAAATCGTCAGGACAGTTGCTTTcaaaatcatatttatacatgCATCGTGAAATTACATCTTTAAACTTCTTCTTTATATaagctataaaaaatgttgtgCCTGCTTGTATTGCTTCAATTCTATTACtagaaaaatgttttttcaaATGCCGAGACGAATTATCTATAGATATATCAAAGTCTGTTATAATCCAATGATAATTGCCACCTTGAAatgcatattttgtattttccGATTCATTACGAAAAACATCATTAATTGCATCTAAATATGGAATATGcttttctttataaatTGTGAATGTTACAGTTGGTTGAGATATTGGATTATATCCAATCAATTTtgtattgttattatttgcattttgAAAAGTCGCAGCCTTaacatttgaaaaaattactaataagaaaaatgataatataatattcatcattttcataaataagAACTCCTAAAAATACAAactttaatatatacacatatttatagGTTTATacccaaaaaaaaataataagattTATTAGAGTtaatcattttattttataatgttaaaaaaaagcttaatacatttattttttttttaaagaaaaatgtattagaatttatataaacatatttcaatttgaataataaaataaacatacaattaaaataattattcctgttttaatattaataaaaatctattattttatttaacaaCACTATAGTTGTATTACTATAATTGTTaacatatgcataaaaatattctattatatatatacacacatacttatagttattattaatatatatgaaaaaattaactttCATGCAAAATTGTCGCATTTTGCccgtttttattttttttatttttattattattttattatttttattttttttggtcatttatttttacagtAATTTGACTGGGCATAACTAATTACGCATTAATTGCATCAACGtgaaatttaatttttatttttcataaattaattGGAAAGCAGCACCAAAAGACAATATACCCAATAATTTATACGCTATATGCCTATTATCACCTAACGGTCAtacattaatattatataaataattatgttatATTGATGCCTATttgtgcatttttttttatttccttatGATTATTGTGCTGCTCTAAAACTAATACAGACATATCAAAATAAACCCCAAAATTATGGTTCAAAGAATTTGGtaatttgaaatattacAGTTATGAAAATCATCATGCCTCTTATgttttaaagaaaattgGAAATTCATAAGATGATgtctatttattattatatattttttatgtataatacAATCCAAGacagtaatatatattaatattgtttgtttatattatcaatgCAAAGCAAAAACGTTTTAAAAGCACAAACTCTACACACCAAGataagtatatatgttaTGTTATGTACAACAATATATACCCAATTTGTACAgtcataatatatgtacttatttatatgaattttaaaaaattttataataaaaagtataaaacgaattttaattaaaatttttttttatcagtAGAGTTCCATTGCAATTTGGAAatgttaaatattaaaaagtaaataaaaatattaattataggATAAATCATTAATCTATTTGTAGTTATAAGAtcgtaatttttttaaaggtGGTGAGCCATCGTGAACAACTTCAAATTCTGGAAATCCAAAATCATAAGTAGCATTTACACGAAATGGAGCTATAGCGACAGTGAAATAAAGACTAGCATCTTGGCTTAAGTACATAAAACTTTCATCCGTTCGTGTTTTGATGAAATAACCTTGAATTCTCACAGCTGAATTTTTCATAAGCGCTACAAAAAAATCCCTTGCCTTCTCTCTGAGCTTTTTATCTTCAGGCTCATGTCTGAATTTTACAAAGTTGTGTTTATACTCGTATGCAAATCTATCATATACTATAGCTTTTAGATCATGAGCAAACTCCATTAAATCGGAAGCATAGTTGTTTTcaaaatcatatttatacatatagtgtgaagatatatatttaagttTCTCCTTTAAATaagctataaaaaatgctgttccttcttttattatttcagttccttttttagaaaaatgtTCGTTCACATAATGAGGCTCATTATCTATGGATATATCAAAGTCTGTTAAAACCATATGATAATTACCACCTTCAAATGCATATCTTGTATTTTCTGATTGTTTGCTTAAAACATCATTAATTAAatctaaatatttataatgtttTGTCTCCGGGTATTCAAATAATGCAGTTGGGTGAGCTACCGAATCATATGAAATCAATTGTGGTTTATTAGGATTTCCACTTTGA encodes:
- a CDS encoding fam-d protein, which gives rise to MKMMNIILSFFLLVIFSNVKAATFQNANNNNTKLIGYNPISQPTVTFTIYKEKHIPYLDAINDVFRNESENTKYAFQGGNYHWIITDFDISIDNSSRHLKKHFSSNRIEAIQAGTTFFIAYIKKKFKDVISRCMYKYDFESNCPDDLKDFANNLKASIYDRFEYEFTHGLIKYESEPKDVKVKKSAKKIFKALVPNSDMAMNGHFIKIIWDSENNRLTHNISIYFSMNINKNNANATCYYKSPKSEIAESFVKSLRKHDLLSQMY
- a CDS encoding fam-d protein, which produces MMKIIFSLFILSISANVKAASYQSGNPNKPQLISYDSVAHPTALFEYPETKHYKYLDLINDVLSKQSENTRYAFEGGNYHMVLTDFDISIDNEPHYVNEHFSKKGTEIIKEGTAFFIAYLKEKLKYISSHYMYKYDFENNYASDLMEFAHDLKAIVYDRFAYEYKHNFVKFRHEPEDKKLREKARDFFVALMKNSAVRIQGYFIKTRTDESFMYLSQDASLYFTVAIAPFRVNATYDFGFPEFEVVHDGSPPLKKLRSYNYK